From Salvia splendens isolate huo1 chromosome 16, SspV2, whole genome shotgun sequence, a single genomic window includes:
- the LOC121771894 gene encoding protein ALTERED PHOSPHATE STARVATION RESPONSE 1-like produces the protein MGCWYSRLEREEMVSRCKARKRYMKQFVKARHAFAAAHSMYIRSLRNNGSALLQFATAETSLHHHNPLPPPNPSPPQQHLPNNPLPPPFSPMSWTTTTTSSAIRPPPPPPPPPASTWDFWDPFLPPTTRWPEDEEEWETTTATASETPATPIITRAAAQNVAAPPSATTATASSELAVVVSTKGKDLVEIIKELDDYFLQAANAGGSLSALLEVPVSNFNRQSSLGKDYGYGKSLSPLHWSWGSGGAKWNAFGKFCEDPIRNTGGHLAANGNATHCSTVERLYAWEKKLFQEVKNAESLKLEHEKRVAALRKLEMKNADYIKTEKAKKEVEKLESQMTVAVQAIETTSIEIIKLRESELHPQLLQLVKGLMGMWRSMYEFHQVQTHIVQQLKYLNCIPSVEPTSEIHRQSTLQLELEAQQWHLSFCSLIKAQREYIQSLTGWLRLSLFQVGNNPINKTKQDSAIYSLCEEWQLAINNAPDKVASEGIKSFLTVIHAIVVQQAEEQKQKRRSESVFKELEKKAGELRSLESKHGRSQTSGDTSKDPVREKRAKVEALRSKAEDEKAKYEKSINVTRGMTMNNLQMGLPHVFQAMTGFANVCTQAFESVNNQTKSTDHLHNVKMILP, from the exons ATGGGTTGTTGGTATTCAAGGTTAGAGAGGGAGGAAATGGTGTCTAGATGTAAGGCTAGAAAGAGATACATGAAGCAGTTTGTGAAGGCGAGGCACGCCTTTGCCGCCGCCCACAGCATGTACATAAGGTCTCTCCGCAACAACGGCTCGGCTCTTCTTCAATTCGCCACGGCGGAGACCAGCCTCCACCACCACAACCCCCTCCCCCCGCCCAACCCTTCCCCACCCCAGCAGCACCTCCCTAACAACCCACTCCCTCCTCCATTCAGCCCTATGTCCtggaccaccaccaccacctcctcagCCATCCgcccgccgcctccgcctcctcctccgcccgCGTCCACCTGGGATTTCTGGGACCCCTTTTTGCCGCCAACCACCAGGTGGCCGGAGGACGAGGAGGAGTGGGAGACCACGACCGCCACGGCTTCCGAGACGCCCGCCACCCCCATCATCACCAGGGCTGCGGCGCAGAATGTGGCTGCCCCGCCTTCTGCTACCACAGCCACTGCCAGCAGCGAGCTGGCGGTGGTGGTGTCGACCAAGGGTAAAGACCTGGTCGAGATCATTAAGGAGCTCGATGACTACTTCTTGCAAGCTGCCAATGCTGGTGGCTCGCTCTCCGCGTTGCTGGAAGTCCCGGTTTCTAATTTCAATCGCCAATCCTCGTTGG GTAAGGACTACGGATACGGGAAGAGTTTGAGTCCACTGCACTGGAGTTGGGGTTCGGGCGGTGCAAAATGGAATGCATTTGGAAAGTTCTGCGAGGATCCTATCAGAAACACGGGTGGTCATCTTGCTGCCAACGGAAATGCCACTCATTGTTCAACGGTTGAGAGGCTATACGCGTGGGAGAAGAAACTCTTCCAGGAGGTTAAG AATGCCGAGTCTTTGAAACTAGAGCATGAGAAAAGAGTAGCGGCTCTGAGGAAGCTAGAGATGAAGAATGCTGATTATATCAAGACTGAGAAGGCTAAAAAGGAAGTCGAGAAGTTGGAATCGCAGATGACCGTTGCTGTGCAAGCGATTGAGACTACCTCCATCGAGATTATCAAATTGAGGGAATCAGAGCTTCATCCTCAACTTCTTCAGCTCGTTAAGGG GTTAATGGGAATGTGGAGAAGCATGTATGAATTCCACCAGGTACAAACACACATAGTCCAGCAGCTCAAGTACCTCAACTGCATCCCTTCGGTGGAGCCCACTTCTGAAATCCATCGGCAATCAACACTTCAGCTCGAGCTCGAAGCTCAGCAGTGGCACCTCTCCTTCTGTAGCCTCATCAAAGCTCAGCGCGAATATATCCAGTCGTTGACAGGCTGGCTCCGTCTCAGCCTCTTTCAAGTAGGTAACAATCCCATCAACAAAACCAAGCAAGACTCCGCCATTTACTCGCTCTGTGAAGAATGGCAGCTCGCAATCAACAACGCTCCTGACAAGGTGGCGTCCGAGGGAATCAAGAGTTTCCTAACAGTCATCCACGCAATTGTAGTGCAGCAAGCGGAAGAGCAGAAACAGAAGAGGAGGTCAGAGTCGGTGTTCAAGGAACTTGAGAAGAAGGCAGGCGAGCTCCGGTCATTGGAGAGCAAGCACGGCCGGTCACAAACCTCCGGTGATACAAGCAAGGATCCCGTGCGGGAGAAAAGAGCCAAGGTGGAGGCCTTGAGGTCCAAGGCAGAGGACGAGAAGGCCAAGTATGAGAAGTCGATCAACGTGACCAGGGGGATGACCATGAACAACCTGCAGATGGGCTTGCCCCACGTTTTTCAGGCAATGACGGGTTTCGCCAATGTGTGCACGCAAGCTTTTGAGTCCGTGAACAACCAGACCAAGAGCACTGATCATCTGCACAATGTGAAGATGATATTACCTTGA
- the LOC121771895 gene encoding L10-interacting MYB domain-containing protein-like isoform X1 yields MSGCTTRSKKAQEVQQPENQLRAKWTASLTKALVELMVEEIHKGNKSSKSFSKKGWKFICDNFRIQTGYWWDNEQLKSRYVALRKQYVSVALLLDQPDFQWDEATGAIMASDEAWDGYIKAHPDAEMLRSTGCSIYNHLRTIFGEPDTYGAQNGSATDDHGISMSPEHAAVKEEELSPSESDKYVDMASRKRGRRGLEDAIARGIMEMAGAAKLRAEAVKTVHSKFSITDCVKALDELQGVSEQVYLAALDLFCNRNARETFLTLKVDKRLIWLQRKCLGHTIEEIVYIFP; encoded by the exons ATGTCTGGCTGCACAACTCGTTCGAAGAAAGCTCAAGAGGTGCAGCAGCCGGAGAATCAGTTGCGTGCTAAGTGGACAGCATCGTTGACAAAGGCCTTGGTGGAGTTGATGGTAGAGGAGATTCACAAGGGAAACAAATCAAGCAAATCATTTAGTAAGAAAGGGTGGAAATTCATTTGTGATAACTTCCGCATTCAAACCGGTTATTGGTGGGATAACGAGCAACTAAAGAGTCGTTATGTTGCCCTAAGAAAGCAGTATGTTAGTGTAGCTTTGCTACTCGACCAACCTGATTTTCAGTGGGATGAGGCAACAGGTGCAATCATGGCTTCGGATGAAGCATGGGACGGATACATTAAG GCACATCCCGATGCGGAGATGCTGAGATCTACCGGCTGCTCGATATACAATCATCTGAGGACAATATTTGGAGAGCCAGATACATACGGTGCACAAAATGGATCGGCCACAGACGATCACGGAATATCCATGTCTCCAGAACATGCGGCTGTAAAAGAGGAGGAACTCTCGCCGTCAGAGTCAGATAAGTACGTGGATATGGCAAGCCGCAAGAGGGGCCGGAGAGGATTAGAAGATGCTATTGCAAGAGGGATAATGGAGATGGCTGGCGCGGCAAAGCTTAGGGCGGAAGCCGTGAAAACGGTCCACAGCAAGTTCTCAATCACTGACTGCGTTAAGGCACTCGATGAATTGCAAGGCGTCAGTGAGCAAGTTTATCTAGCTGCTTTAGATCTGTTCTGCAATCGGAATGCAAGGGAGACTTTTTTGACTCTGAAAGTCGACAAACGCTTGATTTGGTTGCAAAGGAAGTGTTTG ggaCATACTATTGAGgaaatagtttatatttttccaTGA
- the LOC121771895 gene encoding L10-interacting MYB domain-containing protein-like isoform X2, which produces MSGCTTRSKKAQEVQQPENQLRAKWTASLTKALVELMVEEIHKGNKSSKSFSKKGWKFICDNFRIQTGYWWDNEQLKSRYVALRKQYVSVALLLDQPDFQWDEATGAIMASDEAWDGYIKAHPDAEMLRSTGCSIYNHLRTIFGEPDTYGAQNGSATDDHGISMSPEHAAVKEEELSPSESDKYVDMASRKRGRRGLEDAIARGIMEMAGAAKLRAEAVKTVHSKFSITDCVKALDELQGVSEQVYLAALDLFCNRNARETFLTLKVDKRLIWLQRKCLIHESINSNN; this is translated from the exons ATGTCTGGCTGCACAACTCGTTCGAAGAAAGCTCAAGAGGTGCAGCAGCCGGAGAATCAGTTGCGTGCTAAGTGGACAGCATCGTTGACAAAGGCCTTGGTGGAGTTGATGGTAGAGGAGATTCACAAGGGAAACAAATCAAGCAAATCATTTAGTAAGAAAGGGTGGAAATTCATTTGTGATAACTTCCGCATTCAAACCGGTTATTGGTGGGATAACGAGCAACTAAAGAGTCGTTATGTTGCCCTAAGAAAGCAGTATGTTAGTGTAGCTTTGCTACTCGACCAACCTGATTTTCAGTGGGATGAGGCAACAGGTGCAATCATGGCTTCGGATGAAGCATGGGACGGATACATTAAG GCACATCCCGATGCGGAGATGCTGAGATCTACCGGCTGCTCGATATACAATCATCTGAGGACAATATTTGGAGAGCCAGATACATACGGTGCACAAAATGGATCGGCCACAGACGATCACGGAATATCCATGTCTCCAGAACATGCGGCTGTAAAAGAGGAGGAACTCTCGCCGTCAGAGTCAGATAAGTACGTGGATATGGCAAGCCGCAAGAGGGGCCGGAGAGGATTAGAAGATGCTATTGCAAGAGGGATAATGGAGATGGCTGGCGCGGCAAAGCTTAGGGCGGAAGCCGTGAAAACGGTCCACAGCAAGTTCTCAATCACTGACTGCGTTAAGGCACTCGATGAATTGCAAGGCGTCAGTGAGCAAGTTTATCTAGCTGCTTTAGATCTGTTCTGCAATCGGAATGCAAGGGAGACTTTTTTGACTCTGAAAGTCGACAAACGCTTGATTTGGTTGCAAAGGAAGTGTTTG ATTCACGAATCGATcaattcaaataattaa